In the Tribolium castaneum strain GA2 chromosome 1, icTriCast1.1, whole genome shotgun sequence genome, one interval contains:
- the unc-13-4A gene encoding BAI1-associated protein 3 isoform X1: MSFFNSLQEYVSNSVAGLSLSPKRFSLSRSDTAEPPTGIPPGSRSNSGDSNTPGFPKVLPAPGASALVQRRRSTLECLVPAPPVRRPGSFRQRSPKATPDKRPSFCSRRLSWPDIDHQVRSGVQEIDGSYFESFTALAWKQENQRQSVMKAAEVAAADPPPQEADLGIVAIDYTAAQNEKDKLYVEMLYTIANTVGAPAPGGQYAHYKEDLYLYGQRAFGMPPDRHYRMLHLAGEEKPPIVVLSVVVIEAEGLEAKDANGFSDPYCMLGIQPMAAPSSPQPQPLTPNRTLSDACAPDMQGNHDKLRKHHSFKLSFKRKDGRVREQRDSIVGALPAKFIRATSVKPHTLNPKWNEKFRFDIDDINSDSLHLDIWDHDDESSVLEAVSKLNEVRGVRGLGRFFKQVCQSARQSSQDDFLGCVTIPLQDIPSTGLEGWFKLEARSQRSSVQGRIRLKMWLSTRENRGASEEDNWTELIQHESLYATFVDYELKNWNRESWTWSGDLPGPALTILHQHAVQGDLTELQTAVARFVAACRVYLKHPLDPRWMLQLLTDIESAWMNFTLTREEEMWLAEKFTAMQERWLQQLRHHRQLFPALHPPSLVRLEYVLRCLAYMSNMKAFWKCCPFNKEIRGEIVATLRKGTPEWFQSLKSSIMTSDEYDACFVDFCSEVYVHLQHGLSHYHPLFEGTNGIPYFSVVFKQLDKLMSDEVIAFLNQNEHPDAAYSRLIFSVYLEVKDLATFHQNLPSGGDHKLLLVRCHEWFEASVSCWLIVCKAKALQRVRTAVELQKPCEGDKLVKHSSSAVDVVAMFCQLRDFWRLLQWPKAHSVPLLSQLLDCICSAALLYADISYQGLMETGYFDRMGPFKICDEMCMTVNNLEYVYKFVSLLENYFDFVTLETIASEIQCATLTNQLDSTLSQFQVRIMDIIKRVGPQMQEALRKAMFHVAWSPDTLPTNQAVEPLLEYLHTHLHALNLYLLPQNFERVLYDVWEYTLSELNHQMDGGTNTDEMPPMFHERLHAALELMVDFFHCEGNALSIESLHSSIFCQIEQRLQYHRTDTETLIEIFYNQRLQEQLNTTSSPYGSLAVRAYFNHDSLCVEVLHARDIIPLDPNGFSDPFVIIELLPHRVFPHCNEQQTNVHKKTLHPIFDECFEFSVSLEQCRSPGAMIAFTVMDHDVLTANDFAGEAFLALGSIPGVADTTGVDNFHGLKPVELILMQQHQKNHPILQILESRVADRLAAEFVRKQRQRIANK; the protein is encoded by the exons ATTTTCCTTAAGCAGAAGTGACACGGCGGAACCCCCTACGGGAATTCCCCCGGGATCGCGTAGCAATTCAGGTGATAGCAACACTCCCGGTTTTCCCAAAGTTCTCCCGGCACCCGGTGCCAGTGCTCTCGTCCAGCGACGCCGCAGCACTTTAGAATGCCTCGTACCTGCACCTCCTGTCCGAAGGCCCGGCTCCTTCAGGCAGCGTTCGCCGAAAGCCACTCCTGACAAACGGCCTTCCTTCTGCAGCAGAAGGCTGAGCTGGCCCGACATCGATCATCAGGTTCGTTCGGG AGTTCAAGAAATTGACGGCTCTTATTTCGAGAGCTTCACAGCGCTGGCATGGAAACAAGAAAATCAACGACAGAGTGTGATGAAAGCGGCCGAAGTCGCTGCTGCGGACCCTCCGCCCCAGGAAGCCGATTTGGGCATTGTGGCCATTGACTACACAGCGGCCCAAAATGAAAAGGACAAGCTCTACGTGGAAATGCTTTACACCATTGCCAACACG gtCGGTGCTCCCGCCCCAGGAGGCCAATATGCCCATTACAAAGAAGACCTCTATTTGTACGGCCAAAGGGCGTTCGGGATGCCGCCAGACCGTCACTACCGCATGCTGCACCTCGCAGGAGAGGAAAAACCACCGATTGTTGTTCTCAGCGTCGTTGTGATAGAAGCTGAAGGACTCGAAGCCAAAGATGCCAATG GTTTCAGTGACCCGTACTGCATGCTCGGAATCCAACCGATGGCAGCGCCGTCCTCTCCTCAGCCCCAGCCGCTCACCCCTAATCGCACCCTGTCGGATGCTTGCGCCCCCGACATGCAGGGCAATCACGACAAGCTCCGGAAGCACCACAGCTTCAAACTCagctttaaaagaaaagaCGGACGAGTTAGGGAACAACGGGACAGCATCGTCGGTGCACTGCCCGCTAAATTCATTCGCGCCACCTCGGTCAAACCCCACACGCTTAATCCGAAATGGAACGAGAAGTTCAGATT TGACATAGACGACATCAACAGCGACTCCTTGCACCTCGACATATGGGACCACGACGACGAAAGTTCAGTGCTAGAAGCAGTCAGCAAACTAAACGAGGTTCGCGGAGTTCGGGGTTTGGGCCGATTTTTCAAGCAAGTTTGCCAATCTGCGCGACAAAGTTCCCAAGACGATTTCCTCGGATGTGTTACGATTCCCCTCCAAGACATTCCATCGACAGGCTTGGAAGGCTGGTTCAAGCTCGAAGCTCGATCTCAGCGCAGCTCGGTCCAGGGCCGCATCCGCCTGAAAATGTGGCTCTCGACCCGCGAGAACCGCGGCGCCTCCGAGGAGGACAACTGGACCGAGCTCATCCAGCACGAGAGCCTCTACGCCACGTTTGTCGACTACGAGCTAAAAAACTGGAACCGCGAGTCCTGGACCTGGAGCGGGGACCTGCCAGGGCCGGCGCTCACGATTCTGCACCAGCACGCGGTCCAAG GGGATTTGACGGAGCTTCAAACCGCCGTGGCCCGCTTTGTGGCGGCCTGCAGGGTCTACCTGAAGCATCCGCTGGATCCCCGCTGGATGCTCCAGTTACTGACAGACATTGAGAGCGCTTGGATGAATTTCACTCTGACAAGAGAGGAGGAAATGTGGCTCGCTGAGAAGTTTACGGCAATGCAAG AGAGATGGTTGCAACAGTTGCGCCACCACCGACAGTTGTTCCCAGCCCTCCATCCCCCGTCTCTGGTTCGACTTGAATACGTTCTGCGATGCCTTGCCTACATGTCGAATATG AAAGCATTCTGGAAATGCTGCCCCTTCAATAAGGAAATCCGCGGTGAGATAGTGGCCACCCTCCGCAAAGGGACACCTGAATGGTTTCAAAGCCTAAAATCGTCTATTATGACCTCGGATGAATACGACGCCTGTTTTGTTGACTTCTGCTCGGAGGTTTATGTACATTTGCAACACGGACTATCTCATTATCATCCTCTCTTTGAGGG CACAAACGGAATCCCCTACTTCAGCGTGGTGTTTAAACAGCTAGATAAGTTAATGTCAGACGAGGTAATCGCATTTCTGAACCAAAACGAGCACCCGGACGCAGCTTACAGCCGACTTATCTTTTCTGTTTACTTGGAAGTGAAAGATTTGGCCACTTTTCATCAAAATCTGCCGTCCGGCGGCGATCATAAACTGTTATTAGTCCGTTGTCATGAATGGTTTGAGGCGTCTGTTAGTTGTTGGTTGATTGTATGCAAAGCGAAGGCTTTACAAAGGGTACGAACTGCAGTCGAACTTCAAAAGCCCTGCGAAGGGGACAAATTAGTGAAGCACAGTTCGTCTGCAGTTGATGTAGTAGCGATGTTTTGTCAATTAAGAGACTTCTGGAGACTCCTTCAATGGCCTAAGGCGCATTCCGTTCCTCTTCTCTCGCAACTTCTCGACTGTATATGTTCAGCAGCGCTATTATACGCCGATATATCGTATCAAGGGTTGATGGAAACGGGGTATTTCGACCGGATGGGGCCCTTTAAAATTTGCGACGAAATGTGCATGACGGTCAATAACTTGGAATATGTTTACAAGTTTGTGTCTTTATTAG AAAATTACTTTGATTTTGTTACACTCGAAACGATCGCTTCGGAAATACAATGCGCTACTTTAACTAACCAATTAGATAGCACACTAAGTCAGTTCCAAGTAAGAATAATGGACATAATAAAGCGTGTAGGGCCACAAATGCAAGAAGCACTTAGGAAAGCCATGTTTCATGTCGCTTGGTCTCCAGACACTCTACCTACAAATCAAGCCGTGGAGCCGCTGCTTGAATATCTGCACACACATCTACATGCACTCAACTTGTACTTGTTGCCTCAGAACTTCGAACGAGTCCTATACGAC GTCTGGGAGTACACTTTATCTGAATTAAACCATCAAATGGATGGTGGCACAAACACTGACGAGATGCCCCCAATGTTCCACGAGAGACTCCACGCGGCGTTGGAGCTCATGGTTGACTTCTTCCACTGCGAGGGAAATGCGCTTAGTATAGAAAGCTTGCATTCATCCATATTCTGTCAAATCGAACAAAGACTGCAGTATCACAGGACGGATACGGAAACCCTCatagaaattttctacaaccaAAGGCTCCAAGAACAACTAAACACGACCAGCAGCCCGTACGGGAGTCTCGCAGTCCGAGCGTACTTCAACCACGACTCGCTCTGCGTCGAG GTCCTGCACGCAAGAGACATAATCCCCTTGGACCCGAACGGCTTCAGCGACCCCTTCGTCATAATCGAACTCTTGCCGCACCGAGTTTTCCCCCATTGCAACGAACAACAAACCAACGTACACAAGAAAACCCTTCATCCAATTTTCGACGAATGCTTCGAGTTCAGTGTTTCCTTAGAGCAGTGTCGGTCTCCCGGAGCCATGATCGCCTTCACGGTCATGGACCACGACGTGCTCACGGCGAACGACTTTGCCGGAGAGGCCTTCCTGGCCTTGGGGAGCATTCCGGGAGTCGCCGACACCACCGGAGTGGACAACTTCCACGGTCTCAAACCGGTCGAGCTAATTCTTATGCAGCAACACCAAAAAA ATCACCCTATTCTACAAATACTGGAATCTCGAGTGGCTGATCGATTAGCCGCCGAATTCGTACGAAAACAGAGACAGAGAATCGCAAATAAATAG
- the unc-13-4A gene encoding BAI1-associated protein 3 isoform X2 has product MKAAEVAAADPPPQEADLGIVAIDYTAAQNEKDKLYVEMLYTIANTVGAPAPGGQYAHYKEDLYLYGQRAFGMPPDRHYRMLHLAGEEKPPIVVLSVVVIEAEGLEAKDANGFSDPYCMLGIQPMAAPSSPQPQPLTPNRTLSDACAPDMQGNHDKLRKHHSFKLSFKRKDGRVREQRDSIVGALPAKFIRATSVKPHTLNPKWNEKFRFDIDDINSDSLHLDIWDHDDESSVLEAVSKLNEVRGVRGLGRFFKQVCQSARQSSQDDFLGCVTIPLQDIPSTGLEGWFKLEARSQRSSVQGRIRLKMWLSTRENRGASEEDNWTELIQHESLYATFVDYELKNWNRESWTWSGDLPGPALTILHQHAVQGDLTELQTAVARFVAACRVYLKHPLDPRWMLQLLTDIESAWMNFTLTREEEMWLAEKFTAMQERWLQQLRHHRQLFPALHPPSLVRLEYVLRCLAYMSNMKAFWKCCPFNKEIRGEIVATLRKGTPEWFQSLKSSIMTSDEYDACFVDFCSEVYVHLQHGLSHYHPLFEGTNGIPYFSVVFKQLDKLMSDEVIAFLNQNEHPDAAYSRLIFSVYLEVKDLATFHQNLPSGGDHKLLLVRCHEWFEASVSCWLIVCKAKALQRVRTAVELQKPCEGDKLVKHSSSAVDVVAMFCQLRDFWRLLQWPKAHSVPLLSQLLDCICSAALLYADISYQGLMETGYFDRMGPFKICDEMCMTVNNLEYVYKFVSLLENYFDFVTLETIASEIQCATLTNQLDSTLSQFQVRIMDIIKRVGPQMQEALRKAMFHVAWSPDTLPTNQAVEPLLEYLHTHLHALNLYLLPQNFERVLYDVWEYTLSELNHQMDGGTNTDEMPPMFHERLHAALELMVDFFHCEGNALSIESLHSSIFCQIEQRLQYHRTDTETLIEIFYNQRLQEQLNTTSSPYGSLAVRAYFNHDSLCVEVLHARDIIPLDPNGFSDPFVIIELLPHRVFPHCNEQQTNVHKKTLHPIFDECFEFSVSLEQCRSPGAMIAFTVMDHDVLTANDFAGEAFLALGSIPGVADTTGVDNFHGLKPVELILMQQHQKNHPILQILESRVADRLAAEFVRKQRQRIANK; this is encoded by the exons ATGAAAGCGGCCGAAGTCGCTGCTGCGGACCCTCCGCCCCAGGAAGCCGATTTGGGCATTGTGGCCATTGACTACACAGCGGCCCAAAATGAAAAGGACAAGCTCTACGTGGAAATGCTTTACACCATTGCCAACACG gtCGGTGCTCCCGCCCCAGGAGGCCAATATGCCCATTACAAAGAAGACCTCTATTTGTACGGCCAAAGGGCGTTCGGGATGCCGCCAGACCGTCACTACCGCATGCTGCACCTCGCAGGAGAGGAAAAACCACCGATTGTTGTTCTCAGCGTCGTTGTGATAGAAGCTGAAGGACTCGAAGCCAAAGATGCCAATG GTTTCAGTGACCCGTACTGCATGCTCGGAATCCAACCGATGGCAGCGCCGTCCTCTCCTCAGCCCCAGCCGCTCACCCCTAATCGCACCCTGTCGGATGCTTGCGCCCCCGACATGCAGGGCAATCACGACAAGCTCCGGAAGCACCACAGCTTCAAACTCagctttaaaagaaaagaCGGACGAGTTAGGGAACAACGGGACAGCATCGTCGGTGCACTGCCCGCTAAATTCATTCGCGCCACCTCGGTCAAACCCCACACGCTTAATCCGAAATGGAACGAGAAGTTCAGATT TGACATAGACGACATCAACAGCGACTCCTTGCACCTCGACATATGGGACCACGACGACGAAAGTTCAGTGCTAGAAGCAGTCAGCAAACTAAACGAGGTTCGCGGAGTTCGGGGTTTGGGCCGATTTTTCAAGCAAGTTTGCCAATCTGCGCGACAAAGTTCCCAAGACGATTTCCTCGGATGTGTTACGATTCCCCTCCAAGACATTCCATCGACAGGCTTGGAAGGCTGGTTCAAGCTCGAAGCTCGATCTCAGCGCAGCTCGGTCCAGGGCCGCATCCGCCTGAAAATGTGGCTCTCGACCCGCGAGAACCGCGGCGCCTCCGAGGAGGACAACTGGACCGAGCTCATCCAGCACGAGAGCCTCTACGCCACGTTTGTCGACTACGAGCTAAAAAACTGGAACCGCGAGTCCTGGACCTGGAGCGGGGACCTGCCAGGGCCGGCGCTCACGATTCTGCACCAGCACGCGGTCCAAG GGGATTTGACGGAGCTTCAAACCGCCGTGGCCCGCTTTGTGGCGGCCTGCAGGGTCTACCTGAAGCATCCGCTGGATCCCCGCTGGATGCTCCAGTTACTGACAGACATTGAGAGCGCTTGGATGAATTTCACTCTGACAAGAGAGGAGGAAATGTGGCTCGCTGAGAAGTTTACGGCAATGCAAG AGAGATGGTTGCAACAGTTGCGCCACCACCGACAGTTGTTCCCAGCCCTCCATCCCCCGTCTCTGGTTCGACTTGAATACGTTCTGCGATGCCTTGCCTACATGTCGAATATG AAAGCATTCTGGAAATGCTGCCCCTTCAATAAGGAAATCCGCGGTGAGATAGTGGCCACCCTCCGCAAAGGGACACCTGAATGGTTTCAAAGCCTAAAATCGTCTATTATGACCTCGGATGAATACGACGCCTGTTTTGTTGACTTCTGCTCGGAGGTTTATGTACATTTGCAACACGGACTATCTCATTATCATCCTCTCTTTGAGGG CACAAACGGAATCCCCTACTTCAGCGTGGTGTTTAAACAGCTAGATAAGTTAATGTCAGACGAGGTAATCGCATTTCTGAACCAAAACGAGCACCCGGACGCAGCTTACAGCCGACTTATCTTTTCTGTTTACTTGGAAGTGAAAGATTTGGCCACTTTTCATCAAAATCTGCCGTCCGGCGGCGATCATAAACTGTTATTAGTCCGTTGTCATGAATGGTTTGAGGCGTCTGTTAGTTGTTGGTTGATTGTATGCAAAGCGAAGGCTTTACAAAGGGTACGAACTGCAGTCGAACTTCAAAAGCCCTGCGAAGGGGACAAATTAGTGAAGCACAGTTCGTCTGCAGTTGATGTAGTAGCGATGTTTTGTCAATTAAGAGACTTCTGGAGACTCCTTCAATGGCCTAAGGCGCATTCCGTTCCTCTTCTCTCGCAACTTCTCGACTGTATATGTTCAGCAGCGCTATTATACGCCGATATATCGTATCAAGGGTTGATGGAAACGGGGTATTTCGACCGGATGGGGCCCTTTAAAATTTGCGACGAAATGTGCATGACGGTCAATAACTTGGAATATGTTTACAAGTTTGTGTCTTTATTAG AAAATTACTTTGATTTTGTTACACTCGAAACGATCGCTTCGGAAATACAATGCGCTACTTTAACTAACCAATTAGATAGCACACTAAGTCAGTTCCAAGTAAGAATAATGGACATAATAAAGCGTGTAGGGCCACAAATGCAAGAAGCACTTAGGAAAGCCATGTTTCATGTCGCTTGGTCTCCAGACACTCTACCTACAAATCAAGCCGTGGAGCCGCTGCTTGAATATCTGCACACACATCTACATGCACTCAACTTGTACTTGTTGCCTCAGAACTTCGAACGAGTCCTATACGAC GTCTGGGAGTACACTTTATCTGAATTAAACCATCAAATGGATGGTGGCACAAACACTGACGAGATGCCCCCAATGTTCCACGAGAGACTCCACGCGGCGTTGGAGCTCATGGTTGACTTCTTCCACTGCGAGGGAAATGCGCTTAGTATAGAAAGCTTGCATTCATCCATATTCTGTCAAATCGAACAAAGACTGCAGTATCACAGGACGGATACGGAAACCCTCatagaaattttctacaaccaAAGGCTCCAAGAACAACTAAACACGACCAGCAGCCCGTACGGGAGTCTCGCAGTCCGAGCGTACTTCAACCACGACTCGCTCTGCGTCGAG GTCCTGCACGCAAGAGACATAATCCCCTTGGACCCGAACGGCTTCAGCGACCCCTTCGTCATAATCGAACTCTTGCCGCACCGAGTTTTCCCCCATTGCAACGAACAACAAACCAACGTACACAAGAAAACCCTTCATCCAATTTTCGACGAATGCTTCGAGTTCAGTGTTTCCTTAGAGCAGTGTCGGTCTCCCGGAGCCATGATCGCCTTCACGGTCATGGACCACGACGTGCTCACGGCGAACGACTTTGCCGGAGAGGCCTTCCTGGCCTTGGGGAGCATTCCGGGAGTCGCCGACACCACCGGAGTGGACAACTTCCACGGTCTCAAACCGGTCGAGCTAATTCTTATGCAGCAACACCAAAAAA ATCACCCTATTCTACAAATACTGGAATCTCGAGTGGCTGATCGATTAGCCGCCGAATTCGTACGAAAACAGAGACAGAGAATCGCAAATAAATAG